The DNA region GCGCCCGCCTGCAGGGCCTTCTCGCGCCCGAACTCGTCAATGGTGCCCATCGCCGTAGTCGCCGGCATGAGGGCATTTCGGGTGACGATCCGCACGACCGCGATCATCTTGAGCGTAAGCGTGAGGTCTCCGCCGGGGCACTCCGCGAGCGGGGTGTTGGGGTGGGCGATGAACGGCCCGATGCCGATCATGTCCGCGTCGAGTTCGCGCAGGAACTCCACGTCGCTCGCCATGTCCTCGACCGTCTGCCCCGGGAGGCCCACCATGCAGCCTGCGCCGACCTGATAGCCGAGTTCCCGAAGGTTGTGCAGGCACTCGCGCCGGTTGGAGAACTCCGAGTCCGGGTGAAGCCGCGCGTACAGATCGGGGCTCGCGGTCTCGTGGCGCAGGAGGTAGCGGTCGGCGCCGGCCTCCTTCATGATGCGGTAGTCGTCCCAGGACCGCTCTCCGACGGAGAGCGTGATAGCGCAGTCGGCCCGCGACTTTATGCCCCTGATGATCTCCGCCATCCGCCCGGCGGTGAACCAGGGGTCCTCGCCGGACTGGAGGACGATCGTGCCGATGCCCTTCGCCGCGATTCCGGCCGCCGTCTCGACGATCTCCTCGATCGGCATGCGGTAACGGTGGACGTCCGCGTTGTCCCTCCGCAGGCCGCAGTAGAGGCAGTCCCGCGCGCAGATGTTCGAGAACTCGATCAGCCCGCGGATGTGCACGTCGTCTCCGACGCATTCCTTCCGCACCGCGTCGGCGGCCGCCACCAGCGCGGCGATATCGTCCTCGTCGGAGAGCGCGAGCAGGCCGATGATCTCATCCCGCGTCAGTTCGCCGGTGCGGCGGGCCTTGTCCAGTAGCGCACTAGACATACAAGTCCCGCTTGCCCTCGCGCAGCGCGTCGAGCATCAGTCTGACCCTCTGGCGGTGTGTCTCCGGAAGCTCCTCGAGCTGCTCGTCAATCAACCGCTCACCGGCCTCTCTCGCCTCGGGGGTCGCGTGGTCGAGCAGGTATTCCTGGAACGAGATGATCGCGTTCGGCAGGCACATGTGCCCGATGTCCCCGGCCTTCGCCAGCGACATGAACCGGTCGCCGGTTCGCTCGAGCCGATAGCAGGCCGTGCAGAAACTCGGGATATAGCCCTTCTCGGAGAGCGTCTCGATCAACTCCGCCAGGCTCCGGGTGTCGCCGAT from Armatimonadota bacterium includes:
- the hydE gene encoding [FeFe] hydrogenase H-cluster radical SAM maturase HydE; the protein is MSSALLDKARRTGELTRDEIIGLLALSDEDDIAALVAAADAVRKECVGDDVHIRGLIEFSNICARDCLYCGLRRDNADVHRYRMPIEEIVETAAGIAAKGIGTIVLQSGEDPWFTAGRMAEIIRGIKSRADCAITLSVGERSWDDYRIMKEAGADRYLLRHETASPDLYARLHPDSEFSNRRECLHNLRELGYQVGAGCMVGLPGQTVEDMASDVEFLRELDADMIGIGPFIAHPNTPLAECPGGDLTLTLKMIAVVRIVTRNALMPATTAMGTIDEFGREKALQAGANVVMPNYTPLKYRVDYEIYPNKRCINEEPELCDGCMRARILSIGRTVAEGPGHSYKRR